Proteins encoded within one genomic window of Aquarana catesbeiana isolate 2022-GZ linkage group LG03, ASM4218655v1, whole genome shotgun sequence:
- the LOC141132223 gene encoding uncharacterized protein, whose amino-acid sequence MTYSGKMKTINYRRVDEASKWEKVRNAKEKWLEEERKREEAKEKQRKAEARAKEQRRKEKEEQRRKEQFREEEEKKWEIKKAEEKKLLEAVRKREEANWRKAEEEREKQKREEKEEQQREEKRREEEARKWENKKREEKKLLEAVRKGEEANWIKAEEKIDEQKRKEKEEQRREKKLINEEAKKWKNSIGAEKKQLDGYYKYEEATWRKAGEIRKEQKRKEEEEQRMMEKMRDEEQRKWEKKKREEKKHLEDDRKREEAQWKNAEERRKEQIRKEVEELRRKEKFRDEEWPKWEKKKRDEKKQLEEDFEREEANLRKTREEQKRKEEEEQRREEKLRAEEAERWKIRKREEEMQRLEQERLQEDYKREEAEWRKAEENREIQKRREEEDQRRLDRIINGEAGKWENNKEEEEKLLEEDRKKEDLKCRKAEEKREERKREEEREQITIDRLRDKQTKGWENRKTAEENRLEEDRKREEAKWRRAEEKREERRRREEEKKKIMDRLRDKQKKIWENKKAKEEKQIEEDRKREEAKWRKEEEKREERKRREKEEQRRMDKFRAEQARRWENRKAAHEKQLEEDRKREEDKCKIAEERREKRKRWEKEVQKREDQLKEEEAKTRDKRLRKQFMQHREDRIREEAKWRRTEKEGAEEKK is encoded by the exons ATGACCTATTCA ggaaaaatgaaaaccatcAACTATAGGAGAGTTGATGAGGCGagcaaatgggaaaaagtaaggaATGCAAAGGAGAAGTGGTTGGAAGAAGAACGCAAGAGAGAGGAGGCTAAAGAGAAACAGAGAAAAGCAGAGGCGAGGGCTAAAGAACAGAggagaaaggaaaaggaggaaCAGAGAAGGAAGGAACAattcagagaggaggaggagaaaaaatgGGAAATCAAAAAAGCAGAAGAGAAGAAGCTGCTGGAAGCAGTTCGCAAGAGGGAGGAAGCCAATTGGAGAAAagcagaggaggagagagaaaaaCAGAAGCGAGAGGAAAAAGAGGAACAGCAAAGGGAGGAAAAACGCAGAGAGGAGGAGGCGAGAAAAtgggaaaacaaaaaaagagaagagaagaagctgcTGGAAGCAGTTCGCAAGGGGGAGGAAGCCAATTGGATAAAAGCAGAGGAGAAGATAGATGAAcagaagagaaaggaaaaggaggaaCAGAGAAGGGAGAAAAAACTCATAAATGAGGAGGCGAAAAAATGGAAAAACAGCATAGGAGCAGAAAAGAAGCAGCTTGATGGGTATTACAAGTATGAAGAAGCTACTTGGAGAAAAGCAGGAGAGATAAGAAAAGAACAGAAGAGAAAGGAAGAAGAGGAACAGAGAATGATGGAAAAAATGAGAGATGAGGAGCAGCGcaaatgggaaaagaaaaaaagagaagagaagaagcatcTGGAAGATGATCGCAAGAGGGAGGAAGCTCAATGGAAAAAtgcagaggagaggagaaaagaacaAATAAGAAAGGAAGTAGAGGAACTGAGAAGGAAGGAAAAATTCAGAGACGAGGAGTGGCCcaaatgggaaaagaaaaaaagagatgaGAAGAAGCAGCTGGAAGAAGATTTTGAGAGGGAGGAAGCTAATTTGAGAAAGACaagagaagaacagaagagaaaggaagaggaggaacaGAGAAGGGAGGAAAAATTAAGAGCTGAGGAGGCGGAAAGATGGAAAATcagaaaaagagaagaggagatgcAAAGACTAGAGCAGGAGAGGCTGCAAGAAGATTACAAGAGGGAAGAAGCTGAATGGAGAAAAGCAGAGGAGAATAGAGAAATACAGAAGAGAAGGGAAGAAGAAGATCAGAGAAGGCTGGACAGAATCATAAATGGGGAGGCGGGAAAATGGGAAAACaataaagaagaagaggagaagttgCTGGAGGAAGATCGCAAGAAAGAGGATCTTAAATGCAGAAaagcagaggagaagagagaggaacggaagagagaggaagaaaggGAACAGATAACAATAGACAGACTCAGAGATAAGCAGACAAAAGGATGGGAAAACAGAAAAACAGCAGAGGAGAACAGGCTGGAAGAAGATCGCAAGAGAGAGGAGGCTAAATGGAGAAGagcagaggaaaagagagaagaacggaggagaagggaagaagagaaaaagaaaatcatGGACAGACTCAGAGATAAGCAGAAAAAAATATGGGAGAACAAAAAAGCAAAAGAGGAGAAGCAGATAGAAGAAGATCGCAAGAGAGAGGAGGCTAAatggagaaaagaagaggagaagcgAGAAGAACGAAAGAGAAGGGAAAAAGAGGAACAGAGAAGGATGGACAAATTCAGAGCTGAGCAGGCGAGAAGATGGGAAAACAGAAAAGCAGCACATGAGAAGCAGCTGGAAGAAGATCGCAAGAGAGAGGAGGATAAATGTAAAATagcagaagagaggagagaaaaacGGAAAAGATGGGAAAAAGAGGTACAGAAAAGGGAGGACCAATTGAAAGAGGAGGAGGCAAAAACAAGGGATAAAAGATTAAGAAAACAGTTCATGCAGCATAGAGAAGATCGCATCAGAGAAGAGGCTAAATGGAGAAGAACCGAGAAAGAGGGGGCTgaagaaaaaaagtaa